Proteins encoded together in one Impatiens glandulifera chromosome 1, dImpGla2.1, whole genome shotgun sequence window:
- the LOC124921006 gene encoding kinesin-like protein KIN-12F has translation MRSNSDMPESRFLGSISASSLRNFLPKSSSGKHKWSSNWTKQRPDAENQPPVNSNIQIDINSTLGLPNRNVGAKSVIMQQEEVAGLDTKQEEMLELEAQPDPSVKVVVRIRPASTHVRGDLTVGRVSGDTVAIGDRKLTFDAVLDSNSHQEEMFNLVGVPLVNDALAGYNTSVLAYGQTGSGKTYTMWGPPSAMVDSCSTNSHQGIVPRIFQKLFSEIQRDQDNSSGKQINYQLRCSFLEIYNDQIGDLLDPTQRNLEIKDDAKHGFYVENLTEEYVTSYDDITQILIKGLSSRKVGATSLNSKSSRSHIVFTCVIESWCKGMSANCFGSSKSSRISLVDLAGIERNKLDDTRHSAKEEKNVKKSLSQLGYLVNLLAEGAKSGKPEDDSYRSTSLTHLLKESLGGNVKLSVICTISKDSKSSGETLSTLRFGQRAKCILNDPVVNEISEDDVNDLSDQIRQLKEELIRAKTDTRDSIASSIGSHTGHARESLNQLRLSINRSLLLPSIDDIDETEDMKVTEDDLREIHMQLDNLHSSDGTGFCSLEENSDTELTSEHYGSCLEESETEEISIEESKTKMQASGSFDSIATINTIRSSISVSSSFPYSPFLELEEPTLSESPKIVSNPRKSVTFASSHLVAGEDANQSDNAMVDSNVLRRSLGQNGKLQSSLRSSKIFPGPTEMLAASLHRGLQIIDYHQQQQNSAPRSSLSSFSFEHLALKASPSIDKRGGEEDKLPTFICSSCQKVGPTGFNEVDEAEDSTDGRKHLEKLSMEQAAKIEQLNLLVEQYKHELEQYKSTLGSTCTNESMLLKWKEGENGEQVITREAAAAASTFDVNEKEELLNEIQTLRRTLQSQTEGGSGRIRSSLLSQSIQMRKSGTYPQINTTEDLEKERERWMEMESDWISLTDELRIDLDNIRQRAEKAEMELKLEKNCTEELDDALGRSVLCHARMVEHYADLQEKHNELFDKHRLIMRGIADVKKAAAKAGAKGHGSRFSKCLAGELSVLRVEREKERELLRKENKSLKVQLRDTAEAVQAAGELLVRLKEAEATSSMAEENVVKLEEEKEKMKRQLEKMKKKHKMEIATMKHYLNESRLPESALKPLYNQETNSSSSQYDDDQEWRAEFGAIYQDHHY, from the exons ATGCGATCAAATTCAGACATGCCTGAATCTCGATTCCTCGGAAGCATATCGGCTTCATCCTTAAGAAACTTTCTCCCTAAATCATCCTCAGGCAAGCACAAATGGAGCTCCAACTGGACGAAGCAGAGGCCTGATGCTGAAAATCAACCGCCAGTCAATTCTAACATTCAGATCGATATCAACTCAACCTTAGGGTTACCAAATAGAAATGTTGGTGCAAAATCGGTAATCATGCAGCAGGAAGAAGTCGCCGGACTTGATACTAAGCAAGAGGAGATGCTGGAACTGGAAGCACAGCCAGATCCGTCGGTTAAG GTTGTGGTGAGGATTAGACCTGCTAGTACTCATGTAAGAGGAGATCTAACTGTTGGGAGGGTTTCTGGTGATACAGTAGCTATTGGCGACAGGAAACTTACATTTGATGCTGTCCTCGATTCCAATTCACATCAG GAGGAGATGTTTAACTTAGTTGGCGTTCCTTTGGTTAATGATGCTTTAGCTGGGTACAACACATCTGTTTTGGCATATGGACAG ACTGGAAGTGGTAAGACCTACACAATGTGGGGTCCTCCCAGTGCAATGGTGGACAGTTGCTCCACTAACAGTCACCAAGGGATTGTTCCGAGGATCTTCCAGAAGCTTTTCTCTGAAATTCAGAGG GATCAAGACAACTCGAGTGGAAAGCAAATAAATTACCAGTTGCGCTGCTCATTCCTTGAG ATATATAATGATCAGATTGGGGATTTACTAGATCCAACACAGAGAAACCTAGAG ATAAAAGATGATGCAAAACATGGATTCTATGTTGAAAACTTGACTGAGGAATATGTTACCAGTTATGATGACATAACTCAAATTTTGATCAAG GGGTTATCAAGCAGGAAGGTGGGAGCAACAAGCTTAAATTCTAAGAGCTCACGTTCACATATAGTGTTTACTTGCGTCATTGAATCCTGGTGCAAG GGAATGTCAGCGAATTGTTTTGGCAGTTCAAAATCAAGCAGGATTAGCCTTGTTGATCTCGCGGGAATAGAGAGGAATAAACTTGATGACACTAGGCATTCAGCTAAAGAGGAAAAGAATGTGAAGAAGTCTCTATCCCAGTTGGG ATATTTGGTCAATCTACTTGCTGAAGGAGCTAAATCAGGAAAACCTGAAGACGATTCATATAGAAGTACCAGTTTAACGCATTTGTTGAAAGAATCACTTGGTGGCAATGTGAAGCTCTCAGTTATATGCACCATATCTAAGGATTCCAA GAGTAGTGGTGAAACACTAAGTACACTGAGATTTGGACAAAGAGCAAAATGCATACTTAATGATCCAGTAGTTAACGAAATTTCAGAGGATGATGTTAATGATCTTAGTGACCAAATTCGACAATTGAAG GAAGAACTTATAAGAGCAAAAACAGATACACGAGATTCAATTGCAAGCAGCATTGGATCACATACAGGTCATGCTCGTGAAAGCCTAAACCAACTGAGGTTAAGCATAAATAGATCCTTGCTTCTTCCTTCCATAGATGATATTGATGAAACTGAGGATATGAAGGTCACTGAGGATGATTTAAGAGAAATACATATGCAGTTAGATAATTTGCACAGTTCTGACGGCACAGGATTTTGTTCTTTAGAAGAAAATTCTGATACAGAATTGACAAGCGAACATTATGGGAGTTGTCTAGAAGAGAGTGAAACTGAAGAGATCAGTATTGAAGAATCCAAGACAAAAATGCAGGCCTCCGGTTCATTTGATAGCATTGCGACCATTAATACAATCAGAAGTAGCATTTCAGTTTCTTCTTCATTCCCTTATTCTCCTTTTCTAGAACTAGAAGAACCAACTCTGTCTGAGTCACCAAAAATTGTAAGCAATCCTAGGAAAAGCGTAACCTTTGCATCTAGCCATCTAGTAGCAGGTGAGGATGCCAATCAGTCAGATAATGCAATGGTGGATTCAAATGTTTTGCGACGGTCACTTGGACAAAATGGCAAATTACAGTCTTCTTTGAGGTCAAGCAAGATTTTCCCAGGCCCCACTGAAATGCTGGCTGCTAGCCTTCACCGAGGCTTACAGATCATTGACTATCATCAGCAACAACAAAATTCAGCACCTAGATCTTcactttcttctttctcttttgaaCACTTGGCACTCAAAGCATCTCCAAGCATTGACAAAAGAGGAGGAGAAGAGGATAAATTGCCTACTTTTATATGCTCATCATGCCAAAAGGTTGGCCCAACTGGGTTCAACGAAGTTGATGAAGCTGAGGATTCAACA GATGGAAGGAAGCATCTTGAAAAACTTTCCATGGAACAGGCAGCAAAAATCGAGCAGTTAAATCTTCTG GTTGAGCAATACAAGCATGAACTTGAGCAATACAAGTCTACTTTGGGAAGCACTTGTACCAATGAAAGCATG CTTCTGAAGTGGAAGGAAGGTGAAAATGGTGAGCAAGTGATAACAAgagaagcagcagcagcagcatcaACATTTGATGTGAATGAGAAGGAAGAACTCCTCAATGAAATTCAAACCTTAAGACGCACACTTCAATCACAAACAGAAGGAGGGTCTGGTAGGATTCGGTCTTCATTATTATCACAATCAATCCAGATGAGAAAAAGCGGAACATACCCACAAATTAACACAACAGAGGATCtcgagaaagaaagagagagatggATGGAGATGGAAAGCGACTGGATTTCCTTAACAGACGAGTTGAGAATCGATCTCGACAACATCCGACAGCGTGCAGAGAAGGCAGAAATGGAATTGAAACTGGAGAAGAATTGCACTGAAGAACTAGACGATGCACTTGGTCGGTCTGTACTCTGCCATGCAAGAATGGTGGAACATTATGCAGATCTTCAGGAGAAACATAACGAGTTATTTGATAAACATCGTCTGATAATGCGAGGAATAGCAGATGTTAAGAAGGCTGCTGCTAAAGCTGGAGCAAAGGGACATGGCTCGCGTTTCTCTAAATGTTTGGCGGGTGAGCTTTCTGTATTAAGAGTTGAAAGGGAGAAGGAAAGGGAATTGTTAAGAAAGGAGAATAAAAGCTTGAAGGTTCAACTTAGAGATACTGCTGAAGCAGTTCAAGCTGCCGGAGAACTCCTAGTCCGGTTGAAAGAAGCCGAAGCAACATCTTCCATGGCCGAG GAAAATGTTGTGAAGttggaagaagagaaggagaagatgaaaagGCAATTGGAGAAGATGAAAAAGAAGCACAAAATGGAGATTGCAACTATGAAGCATTATCTTAATGAGAGCCGTTTGCCAGAATCTGCATTGAAACCACTTTATAATCAAGAAACAAATAGCAGCTCTTCACAATATGATGATGATCAAGAATGGAGAGCAGAATTTGGTGCCATTTATCAAGACCACCATTATTGA
- the LOC124935006 gene encoding uncharacterized protein LOC124935006, protein MAARGNAIPDLTNRPHGDGMTAVEAAALNVPRSNWHVCTTMPTYDLLNGDIHSITPLLIKPPLDPMYHWVKVAGHHCEDAMFLMDAYIRSHFVHIMTTKPAFVTDAIARKMAIVLGVVRAVSTGLYSLTDANLIPEETREPIYNAVKTQHNEGVMSVLPGWNGGQNNLLTISLNFTPEEQAAITAIVHCAAGVIPIQGYNLIKTGHNYLSTAEGACRKAVRPAEMAYLSGAGAWYTEDQEKIQDWLWHKSTHPVTILLKYTAAMDITISEKLRNAGSGACASRLPTFEPSLNEANIVYKLLATVAPMLDTYGGGIDTHELAEMIEVVNSYKPLVQNPPVPPCLPAKYANVITNRASAIEILDKMVKSNLNMICWAYGFYCAHTDKGPIARDTLRMSPCLKRLSNKCNSMYNEGINAYSAYEEAQAKRRATSVFVAPRFSYK, encoded by the coding sequence ATGGCTGCAAGAGGAAACGCAATCCCCGACCTAACTAACCGGCCCCATGGAGATGGCATGACCGCCGTCGAAGCCGCTGCACTTAATGTTCCCCGTTCCAACTGGCACGTCTGCACAACTATGCCCACATATGACCTCCTAAACGGGGATATACATTCGATCACGCCTCTCCTGATAAAGCCACCGCTAGATCCGATGTACCATTGGGTCAAGGTGGCAGGCCATCATTGTGAAGACGCCATGTTTCTGATGGACGCTTACATCAGGTCTCACTTTGTCCATATTATGACCACAAAACCTGCGTTTGTAACTGATGCCATTGCCAGGAAGATGGCCATAGTCTTGGGAGTGGTACGAGCTGTTTCCACAGGGTTATATAGTCTGACTGATGCAAACCTGATTCCGGAAGAAACTAGGGAGCCCATATACAATGCCGTCAAGACCCAACACAACGAGGGGGTTATGTCTGTCCTCCCTGGATGGAATGGTGGTCAGAATAATCTCTTGACGATTTCTTTGAACTTCACTCCTGAGGAACAGGCGGCCATCACTGCCATTGTCCACTGTGCTGCTGGTGTCATCCCAATACAGGGTTACAACCTCATCAAGACCGGCCACAACTACCTTAGTACAGCTGAGGGTGCATGTCGAAAGGCAGTTAGACCTGCGGAGATGGCCTACCTTAGCGGCGCTGGGGCATGGTACACAGAGGACCAGGAGAAGATACAGgactggctatggcataagagtACTCATCCAGTCACTATTCTGCTCAAGTACACGGCTGCAATGGACATTACAATCTCAGAGAAGCTAAGAAATGCAGGCTCTGGTGCATGTGCTTCCAGGCTCCCTACTTTTGAACCATCTCTGAATGAAGCCAATATCGTGTATAAACTCTTGGCGACTGTGGCACCCATGCTGGATACATATGGTGGAGGCATTGACACACACGAACTTGCAGAGATGATTGAGGTGGTGAATTCATACAAGCCGCTGGTCCAGAACCCGCCAGTGCCTCCATGCCTACCTGCCAAGTACGCCAACGTCATAACCAACAGGGCAAGTGCAATCGAGATACTAGATAAGATGGTGAAAAGTAACCTGAACATGATCTGCTGGGCATATGGCTTCTATTGTGCACATACTGACAAAGGTCCCATAGCTAGAGACACTCTCAGGATGTCTCCCTGCCTTAAGCGCCTAAGCAACAAATGCAACTCGATGTACAATGAAGGGATCAATGCCTATTCGGCCTATGAGGAGGCTCAGGCCAAGAGGAGGGCTACTTCGGTGTTTGTGGCACCAAGGTTTTCTTATAAATAG